DNA from Desulfarculus baarsii DSM 2075:
CAAAAAGAAAAACCCAGCGGCAAGGGCATGTTGCTGTTGGCGATGCGCACGTCGCTGGTCAATTGATAGTCTTCGAGCAGCAGCAACATGCCCCGGCGCGGGCAGAGGGCGCGCAGCCTGCCCGCGCCCAGTTCGCGCGGCACGGGCAGGACGCGGTCGAAGCATGGGCTGGCCTGGCCGCGCAACTGCCCGTAAAAATCGATCATGGCCTGTTGTTGGTCGATGAGCTTCATTGCCTTGGCGGCCGCTTACGGCGATGGTTTATCGTCGGTGCTTTAGGTTAATCTAACTTAGTGTGCTTGATCTTATTTACGCGAAGCGGGCGTTGTGTCAAGCAAATTGTGCCCGGCGTCCGGGGTCGGTTGACAACCTGGCGCGCGGTGATTATAACTTGCCACAATCAGGTGGTTTTTCGTGGCCCGGCCGTGGCGGCTGGCCGTTTTCGCCACCAACGTCACACCATCGAGGATCGACCATGCCTTTCGCGCCGATAGCGTTATTGGTGCTCTCCAACGTGTTCATGACTTACGCCTGGTATGGCCACCTCAAGGACATGCGGGCCATGCCGATCATCGCCGTGATCGCCCTGAGCTGGGGCGTGGCGTTTTTCGAGTATTGCCTGCAAGTTCCGGCCAACCGCCTGGGCAGCGCCTATTTCACCCTGCCCCAGCTCAAGGTGCTGCAAGAGATCCTGGCCATGGTCGTGTTCGCCTTTTTTTGTGTTTTCTACATGAAGCAGGAGCTGACCCTGGATTATCTCTGGGCCAGCCTGTGCCTGGCCGGGGCGGCCTTTTTCATGTTCCGCGACCTGCCAGTGGCCCGGTGAGGCGCCAAGACGCGGGTTCGGTCGGCAAGGGGGAGCGGCGCGATGAAGTCCAACGAGATAGCCGTTGGCCGGCTCTATGACGACTTGGCCCATCTCGTGCCCCTGGTCAGCCCGCCGGCCGAATACGCCGAGGAGGCGGCCTGTTGGCGCGGGGTTTTGACCGAAAAGTTGGGCGCGGGTGGTCGGCCCAGCCTGCTGGAGCTGGGCGTGGGCGGCGGCCACAACCTGTCGCACCTGACCCGCGCTTACGAGGCGGTGGGCGTCGACCTCTCGCCGGCCATGCTCGAGCTGTGCCGGCGGCGCAACCCCGGCGTGGAACTGCGCCGGGGCGACATGCGCTCGGTCCGCCTGGGCCGCCGCTTCGACGCCGTGCTGATCCACGACGCCATCAGCTATCTGCTCAGCGCGCAAGATATCGCCGCCACCTTCGCCACCGCCGCGGCCCATCTGCGGCCGGGCGGCGTGCTCATCGCCTGCCCGGACAACTACGCCGAGTCGTTCGTCGCGCCGCAGACCTGCCAGATCGACCACGCCGCCGACGGCGTGGCGCTGACCTACTTCGAATACCTCCACGACCCCGATCCCACCGACAACGCCATCGAGGCGATCATGACCTTTTTCATCCGCGATCAAGGCGGCCTGCGCGTCGAGCTGGACCGTCACGTCATGGGCCTGTTCCCCCGCGCGGTCTGGACCGAGGCCATGGCCCAGGCTGGCTTTGACGTCGAGGTGCGCCCCTTCGCGCTCAGCTCGCTGGACCGGCCCTACGAATTGCTGGTCGGCGTTTTGCGCTAAGCCGTTCGCGCCGAGGAAAAACGCCCGTGGTTCAACAAAGGTCATCGGCCGGGCGTGATTGTCTTATAATGATAAGCAAGTGTGCCATCGTTGCCTTGGTGGATCGACAACGAGCTGGATCGGGATGGGCGAAGACAAGCAAGACCTGACGGCCGTCGCGACGCGGCCTGGCGATCCGGGCGGGCAAGGCCGCCAACCGCGAGCCGGCCTGGACGGTGGTCGGCCCCGGGCGGCGGTTACGACCACGGCCCAACGCCTGCTGGCCATCTTTGAAAAGGCCCGCGACGCCATTTTGATCTGCGACGACGATGGCCGCTATCTGGCCGCCAACCACGCCGCCGGCCTGCTCACCGGCCACACCCCCGAGGAGCTGACCCGCCTTTGCCTGTGGGATCTGACGCCGCCGGCCATGGCCGAACAAGGCCGGGCCGTTTGGCGCGAGTTTTTGGCGCGAGGCGAGTTGGACGGCGAGTACGCCCGGCTGCGCCGCGACGGCGGCGAGGTCCAGGTGGAGTTCCGCGCGGTGGCCAACATCTGGCCCGGCGCGCACATGAGCATGCTGCGCGACGTGGGCCGGCGCAAGGAACAAGAGCGCCTGCGCCAGCGCGACGAAGACCGCCTGGAGAGCCTGCTGCGCATTTCGCAATACCGGGCCGCCGGCGATCAGGAGTTGCTGGACTACGCCCTGGAAGAGGCCATCGGCCTGACCGACAGCAAATTCGGCTATATTTACCATTATTCCGAGGAACACCAGGAGTTCGTGCTCAACACCTGGTCCAGGGGCGTCATGGCCCAGTGCGCCGTGGCCCAGCCCCAGACGGTCTACGACCTGCACAAGACCGGCGTCTGGGGCGAGGCCGTGCGTCAGCGCCGGCCCATGGTCATCAACGACTTTGGCGCGCCCCATCCGCTCAAGCGGGGCTATCCGCCCGGCCACGTGGCGCTGCGCAAATTCTGCACCGTGCCGGTGATCGTCGACGAGCGCATCGTGGCCGTGGCCGGGGTGGCCAACAAGGCCGCCGACTACGACGACGCCGACGTACGCCAGTTGACCCTTTTGATGGATTCGGTGTGGAAAATGCTTGAACGTCGCCGCGCCGAGCAAAGGCTCGAGGAAAGCGAGCGGCGTTTTCGCACCCTGGTCGACAGCGCGCCGGAGGCGATTTTCATCCAGACCGATGGCCGTTTCGCCTACGTCAATCAGGCGGCCGTGCGCCTTTACGGCGCTGGTGCGGCCGACGATCTGCTGGGCGCGGCGGTGATCGAGCGCTTTCACCCCGACGACCGCCAGAAGGTGCGGGAGCGCATCCGCGACCTGAACCAAGCCAAGCTTTCCGTCCCGTTGATCGAAGAACGGATCCTGCGCTTGGACGGCGCGGTGGTGGACGTGGAGGTTTCGGCGGTGCCGTTTTGCTACCAGGGCCGGGATGGGGCCCTGGTCTTCGCCCGCGACGTCTCCGAGCGTAAGCGGGCCGAAAGGGCCATGCGCGAGAGCGAGGAAATGATGCGCAGCATCTTCCGCGCCGCGCCCATCGGCATCGGCGTGGTTTCCAGGCGGGTGCTGCTGGACGTCAACGAACGCTTTTGCGAAATGACCGGCTACGCCAAGGAGGAGATCATCGGCCAGAACGCCGTGATGCTTTATCCCACCCGCGAGGAGTTCGACTACGTCGGCGCGGAGAAATACCGCCAGATCGCCGAGCGGGGCACCGGCACGGTGGAGACGCGCTTCAAGCGCAAGGACGGCCGGGCCATCCACGTGCTGATGAGCTCCACGCCCCTCAATCCCAGCGATCTGGCCGCCGGCGTCACCTTCACCGCCCTGGACATCACCGAGCGCAAGCGGGACGAACAAGCCCTGCGCCAATCACGCGACCTGCTGCAAAGCACCATCGATTCGCTCTCCAGCCACATGGCCATCCTCGACGAGCACGGGGCCATCATCGCCGTCAACGCCGCCTGGCGCAAATTCGGCCAGAGCAACGGCTTTGGCGCCCAAAACCACGGCGTGGGCGAAAACTATCTGGAAATCTGCCGCGAGGCCAGGGGCAACTGGTCCAGCGAGGCCCCGCTGGTGGCCCAAGCCATCGGCGACATCCTGGCCGGCCGTCGCGAGTTCTACTATCTGGAATACCCCTGCCACGGCCCCGGCGAGGAGCGCTGGTTCGCCCTGCGCATGACCAGCTTCGCCAGCGGCGGATTGCTGCGCGTGGTCATGTCCCACGAAAACATCACCCAGCGCCGCCACGCCGAAAACGCCCTGCGCCAGAGCGAGGAGAAATTCCGCCTGGTCTACAGCGCCAGCCCCGACGCCATCAACATCAACCGCGTCGATGACGGGCTCTACCTCGACATCAACGAGGGCTTCACCCGCCTGACCGGCTATACCCGCGACGACGTCCTCGGTCGCTCGTCGCTGGAGCTAAACATCTGGCACGACCCGGCCGACCGTCAGCGCCTGGTGGCCGGCCTGCGCGAAAAAGGCTATTACGACAATCTGGAGGCCAAGTTCCGCCGCAAGGATCAAAGCGTGGGCGCGGCGCTGATGTCGGCCCGCCTGATCGAGATCGGCGGCCAGAGCTGCATTATCTCCATCACCCGCGACATTTCCGATATGAAAAGGGTGGCCGACGAAAAGGCCAGGCTGGAGGCACAACTGCGCCAGGCCCAGAAAATGGAGGCCATCGGCACCCTGGCTGGCGGCATCGCCCACGATTTCAACAACATCCTGGGCGCAATCATCGGCTACACCGAGTTGGCCCAGGAGCTGACCCGCGAGGGGGCTTCCAACGCCGATGAATTGGCCCAGGTGCTGCGTTCGGCCGATCGGGCGCGCAAGCTGGTCCAGCAGATACTGACCTTCAGCCGCAAGGTGGAGTCGGACCGCCGGCCGCTCAGCCTCAACAAGATCGTGCGCCAATCGGTGGGCATGCTCGAACACACCCTGCCCAAGATGATTCGCATCGAGACCGACCTGGCCGCCGACCTGCGGCCGGTCTGCGCCGACGGCAACCAGATCGAGCAGATTATCCTCAATATCGCCGGCAACGCCGCCGACGCCATGCCCGATGGCGGCCGGCTGCTCATCGAAACCCAAAACGCCATTCTGGGCGAGGAATATTGCCGCCTGCATCTGGACGCGCGGCCCGGCCAATACGCCATGTTGCAGATTTCCGACACCGGCCGGGGCATGGATCAGCGCACCCGCGAGCAGATCTTCGACCCATTTTTCACCACCAAGGAGGTGGGCAAGGGCACCGGCCTGGGCCTGGCCATCGTCTACGGCATCGTCAAGGACCACGGCGGCCATGTTTCCTGCTACAGCGAGCCGGACCTGGGCAGCACCTTCAAAATCTTCCTGCCCGCCCAACAGGGCCCCGATGACCAGCCGCCCGCCGGCCAAGAGCTTTCCGTGGCCCTGCTGCGCGGCAATGAAACCATCCTGCTGGTCGACGACGAACCAGATCTGCGCCGCCTGGGCGTGCACGTGCTGGCCAGCGCCGGCTACAACGTGCTGGCCGCCGGCTCGGGCGAGGAGGCCCTGGAGCTTTTCAAGGCCTCCGCCGGCCGCATCGACCTGCTGGTGATGGACCTGGGCATGCCAGGCATGGGCGGCCACAGGGCCCTGAAGGAGATCCTGGCCATCGACCCCAGGGCCAAGGTGATCATCGCCAGCGGTTACGCCGCCAACGGCCAAGTCAAGGCGTCGCTGCAATCGGGCGCGGCCGGCTACGTGGCCAAGCCCTTCCGCCGCGTCGATCTGCTGTTGACGGCGCGCAACGTCCTCGACGCCAAATAGCGCCCGATCGCCAAGCCCGCCTCAGTAGCCGATGACTTTGTCGGCCAGCTTGATCTGCTCGTAAAGAAACTTCATCGTCGACAGGCTGACCAGCGCGCTCGCATCCACCCCGTGGATGCCCATGCACTTGCCTCAGGCGGCCAGCACGCCCTCACTGAGGGTGAACAGCTTGGCCTGCTCGGCGATGGGAAACTGGGCGCTGTCGCCGTCCAGCAGGTCCACGGCCGGGCCGTTGAGGAAGATGGTCACCTCTTCGCCTTCGTTGAGCATGAAGTTGCCCAAGCGCACGGCGTTCCACTTGACCTCGGGGTCGGGGTTGGAAAGGACGATCAGTATTTGCATTATCGATCCAAGATTGGGTTTTTCATTTGGATCGCTTATAGCATGGCCGACGGATCGACGCCAACCCTCCAGTGGGCGGTCGGGGCGGAAAATGCGACGGGACGAGGCGGCGTGAAAAGCCCCCCGGACGCGGATCGACGCCGCGACCGGGGGGCGGGTGGTTCAGGCGGGTTGCTGGTTTTCCTCG
Protein-coding regions in this window:
- a CDS encoding DMT family protein → MPFAPIALLVLSNVFMTYAWYGHLKDMRAMPIIAVIALSWGVAFFEYCLQVPANRLGSAYFTLPQLKVLQEILAMVVFAFFCVFYMKQELTLDYLWASLCLAGAAFFMFRDLPVAR
- a CDS encoding class I SAM-dependent methyltransferase; its protein translation is MKSNEIAVGRLYDDLAHLVPLVSPPAEYAEEAACWRGVLTEKLGAGGRPSLLELGVGGGHNLSHLTRAYEAVGVDLSPAMLELCRRRNPGVELRRGDMRSVRLGRRFDAVLIHDAISYLLSAQDIAATFATAAAHLRPGGVLIACPDNYAESFVAPQTCQIDHAADGVALTYFEYLHDPDPTDNAIEAIMTFFIRDQGGLRVELDRHVMGLFPRAVWTEAMAQAGFDVEVRPFALSSLDRPYELLVGVLR
- a CDS encoding PAS domain S-box protein, with amino-acid sequence MGEDKQDLTAVATRPGDPGGQGRQPRAGLDGGRPRAAVTTTAQRLLAIFEKARDAILICDDDGRYLAANHAAGLLTGHTPEELTRLCLWDLTPPAMAEQGRAVWREFLARGELDGEYARLRRDGGEVQVEFRAVANIWPGAHMSMLRDVGRRKEQERLRQRDEDRLESLLRISQYRAAGDQELLDYALEEAIGLTDSKFGYIYHYSEEHQEFVLNTWSRGVMAQCAVAQPQTVYDLHKTGVWGEAVRQRRPMVINDFGAPHPLKRGYPPGHVALRKFCTVPVIVDERIVAVAGVANKAADYDDADVRQLTLLMDSVWKMLERRRAEQRLEESERRFRTLVDSAPEAIFIQTDGRFAYVNQAAVRLYGAGAADDLLGAAVIERFHPDDRQKVRERIRDLNQAKLSVPLIEERILRLDGAVVDVEVSAVPFCYQGRDGALVFARDVSERKRAERAMRESEEMMRSIFRAAPIGIGVVSRRVLLDVNERFCEMTGYAKEEIIGQNAVMLYPTREEFDYVGAEKYRQIAERGTGTVETRFKRKDGRAIHVLMSSTPLNPSDLAAGVTFTALDITERKRDEQALRQSRDLLQSTIDSLSSHMAILDEHGAIIAVNAAWRKFGQSNGFGAQNHGVGENYLEICREARGNWSSEAPLVAQAIGDILAGRREFYYLEYPCHGPGEERWFALRMTSFASGGLLRVVMSHENITQRRHAENALRQSEEKFRLVYSASPDAININRVDDGLYLDINEGFTRLTGYTRDDVLGRSSLELNIWHDPADRQRLVAGLREKGYYDNLEAKFRRKDQSVGAALMSARLIEIGGQSCIISITRDISDMKRVADEKARLEAQLRQAQKMEAIGTLAGGIAHDFNNILGAIIGYTELAQELTREGASNADELAQVLRSADRARKLVQQILTFSRKVESDRRPLSLNKIVRQSVGMLEHTLPKMIRIETDLAADLRPVCADGNQIEQIILNIAGNAADAMPDGGRLLIETQNAILGEEYCRLHLDARPGQYAMLQISDTGRGMDQRTREQIFDPFFTTKEVGKGTGLGLAIVYGIVKDHGGHVSCYSEPDLGSTFKIFLPAQQGPDDQPPAGQELSVALLRGNETILLVDDEPDLRRLGVHVLASAGYNVLAAGSGEEALELFKASAGRIDLLVMDLGMPGMGGHRALKEILAIDPRAKVIIASGYAANGQVKASLQSGAAGYVAKPFRRVDLLLTARNVLDAK
- a CDS encoding DsrE family protein, which encodes MQILIVLSNPDPEVKWNAVRLGNFMLNEGEEVTIFLNGPAVDLLDGDSAQFPIAEQAKLFTLSEGVLAAUGKCMGIHGVDASALVSLSTMKFLYEQIKLADKVIGY